Genomic segment of Synechococcus sp. A18-25c:
GAGGCACTCGATCACACCAGCGGTCTGCAGGGCCTCGAGGTTCTGATACACGGACGTATGTCCGATTTTTCGCCCTTGTTGATTGAGTCGTTCGAAGATGTCCCGTGCACTGAGATGACTGGCTTCCGTCCAGAGGAGATCCAGCACCATTCGCCGCTGACGGCTAAGGCGCATGCCCAAGTGCCGACAGCGGTCGAACGCATCCTGCAAGGTGCCTTCGCCTCCGGCGCCCTGGATCAGGGGTGACTGGGCTGGCGACTCCACGGCAGTCGTCGTAACGACTTCAGGTTAAACCGACGTCAAGTGAAGACGACGTTCAGAGTTCAGGCCAGATCGGCCATGACACCGGCCGGCGGATCCTGAATGCGTCCGTTGCCTAGTGCCATTAACGCCTCCTTGAGATCCACACGGCCGTCGTAGAGCGCGCGGCCCACGATCACACCCTCCACGCCTAGCGGTTCCAGCGCCAGAAGAGCGAGCAGATCGGCCATGCAGCCAACGCCTCCCGAGGCAATTACCGGCACCGCGCTGGCCTTGGCCATGTCCCGCAACGATGTGAGGTTGGGGCCTGCCAGCGTTCCATCCGTGCTGATGTCGGTGCTGATGATGGCGGCAATTGCCGATTCGCTGAACCGTGCAGCCAAGGCAGTGGCTTCGGTGTCACTGTCTTCCAGCCAACCCCGGGTGGCGACCTTGCCGTGTCGGGCATCGATGCCCACGATCACCCGACCGGGATGGCGGTCCGCCAGCTCCACAACCAATTCGGGTTTTTCCAGGGCAACGGTGCCCAGGATGACGCGCTCCAATCCGCATTGGAGCAGGTCTTCAGCGCGTTCTGCCGAACGCACACCACCCCCAAGCTGCACCGGGATGGTGAGAGCTTCTGTGATCGCTCGAATCGCCGCATCATTGGTTGGCTCTCCACTGCGGGCCCCGTCCAAGTCCACCAGATGAAGTCGCTCCGCCCCTTGAGCCTGCCAGCTCAGGGCCTGGGCAACGGGATCGTCACTGAAACGGGTGACCTGGTCGTAGTCCCCTTGATGCAATCGAACGCAGGAACCTCCCAGCAGGTCAATGGCGGGAATGATCTGCATGGTCGAGGGGTTGGACTGCTTCCCATCCTGCATGGGTGAGGCGAGCACGCTTCAATACCCCCCGTTCTGATTGGCTGACCGTGCAAATCCTGTTGATGGGAGGAACCCGTTTCGTTGGGAAGCCTCTGGTGAGCCGTTTGCTGCATCAGGGGCACCAGCTCACCGTGTTCACCCGAGGTCGGCAGCCTGTGCCTGAAGGGGTTGAGGCGGTGAACGGTGATCGCGGAGACGATCCAGCTCTCGATCAACTCAAGGGCCGTCATTTCGATGTGATCGTCGACAGTTCAGGACGCACGTTGCATGACAGCCAACGCGTGCTGGAACGCACCGGCGTGCCGGCCCATCGTTTTCTGTATGTCAGCTCAGCGGGTGTGTATTCGGGAAGTGATGTCTGGCCTCTGACTGAGGACAGCCCTCTCGATCCGGCCAGCCGGCACGCCGGCAAGGGAGAAACCGAAACATGGCTGATGCGCGAGGGGGTTCCCTTCACGAGCTTCCGCCCTACTTACATCGTTGGTCCTGGCAACTACAACCCGGTGGAGCGATGGTTCTTTGATCGGATCGTTCACAACAGGCCGATCCCTCTGCCTGGCGATGGAACCACGATCACCCAGATCGGTCATGTGGAGGATCTTGCTGAAGCGATGGCCCGCAGCCTCGAGGTGGATGCTGCCTGCAATCGCATCTACAACTGTTCCTCGAAACAGGGCATTACCTTCCGAGGCTTGATCCACGCGGCGGCTGTCGCCTGTGGCCGTGACGTGGACAGGTTGGATCTTCGCTGCTTTGACCCCAGTGGGCTGGATCCCAAAGCCCGCAAGGCTTTCCCTCTGAGATTGAGTCATTTCCTGACGGACATCACTCGGGTTGAACGCGAACTGGCCTGGACGCCCAGGTTTGATGCAGCAGCGTGCATGGCCGACAGCTACAGCAGGGACTACGCGTTGACCCCCAGTGCTGATCCTGATTTCAGCGCTGATGCTGCGTTGATTGGGGCTTGAGGTAAGCCAAAGCCGACCAAAGCGCGAGGCCCAGTCCGGGCCAGAACAACCACCAGCCCAGCGCATGGATGATCTCTGTGAACTGGGCCGAGCCCCAGCTCTTGGGCCACAGCATCAGGAACAGGCTGAGAAATTGAAG
This window contains:
- a CDS encoding NAD-dependent epimerase/dehydratase family protein, with protein sequence MQILLMGGTRFVGKPLVSRLLHQGHQLTVFTRGRQPVPEGVEAVNGDRGDDPALDQLKGRHFDVIVDSSGRTLHDSQRVLERTGVPAHRFLYVSSAGVYSGSDVWPLTEDSPLDPASRHAGKGETETWLMREGVPFTSFRPTYIVGPGNYNPVERWFFDRIVHNRPIPLPGDGTTITQIGHVEDLAEAMARSLEVDAACNRIYNCSSKQGITFRGLIHAAAVACGRDVDRLDLRCFDPSGLDPKARKAFPLRLSHFLTDITRVERELAWTPRFDAAACMADSYSRDYALTPSADPDFSADAALIGA
- the hisA gene encoding 1-(5-phosphoribosyl)-5-[(5-phosphoribosylamino)methylideneamino]imidazole-4-carboxamide isomerase; this translates as MQIIPAIDLLGGSCVRLHQGDYDQVTRFSDDPVAQALSWQAQGAERLHLVDLDGARSGEPTNDAAIRAITEALTIPVQLGGGVRSAERAEDLLQCGLERVILGTVALEKPELVVELADRHPGRVIVGIDARHGKVATRGWLEDSDTEATALAARFSESAIAAIISTDISTDGTLAGPNLTSLRDMAKASAVPVIASGGVGCMADLLALLALEPLGVEGVIVGRALYDGRVDLKEALMALGNGRIQDPPAGVMADLA